A single window of Candidatus Binatus sp. DNA harbors:
- the arsS gene encoding arsenosugar biosynthesis radical SAM (seleno)protein ArsS (Some members of this family are selenoproteins.), which produces MAAISESLSGPRFDAALARHGIRALSRKSPATIQVNVGKLCNQACHHCHVDAGPRRTEQITRATAERVIEVLAASPRVGTLDITGGAPELNPNFAMLVQRARALGRKVIVRCNLTVTMEPGMEWLVEFYRRQGVELVCSLPCYTAENTDRQRGAGVFDKSIAALKQLNAVGFGSGELRLDLVYNPVGASLPPPQAGLEQQYRDELARNFGIVFDSLLTITNMPIARFANQLKTTGGHSAYMSLLVNHFNPATVDALMCRSLVSVGWDGRLYDCDFNQMLEIPLGDGAASTIWDIEDAGELAGARIATGSHCFGCTAGAGSSCGGAIA; this is translated from the coding sequence ATGGCCGCGATATCCGAGTCACTCTCCGGTCCGCGCTTCGATGCGGCGCTGGCGCGCCATGGAATTCGCGCGCTCAGCCGTAAATCGCCCGCGACCATCCAGGTAAATGTCGGCAAGCTGTGCAACCAGGCGTGCCATCACTGTCATGTCGATGCGGGCCCGCGGCGGACCGAACAGATTACGCGTGCGACGGCCGAGCGAGTGATCGAAGTGCTCGCGGCGAGTCCGCGAGTCGGAACCCTGGACATCACCGGCGGCGCGCCGGAACTGAACCCGAACTTTGCGATGCTGGTGCAGCGGGCGCGTGCGCTTGGCCGCAAGGTGATCGTTCGATGCAATCTGACGGTGACGATGGAACCCGGGATGGAATGGCTGGTGGAGTTCTACCGGCGACAGGGTGTCGAATTGGTTTGTTCCCTCCCATGCTACACCGCCGAGAACACCGATCGTCAGCGGGGCGCGGGGGTGTTCGACAAGAGCATCGCGGCATTGAAGCAACTCAACGCGGTCGGGTTCGGGAGCGGTGAGCTGCGGCTGGATCTCGTGTACAACCCGGTTGGAGCGTCGCTCCCGCCGCCGCAGGCCGGGCTTGAACAGCAATACCGGGACGAACTCGCGCGCAATTTCGGGATCGTTTTCGATTCCCTGCTGACAATTACGAACATGCCGATCGCCCGCTTCGCCAACCAGTTGAAAACTACCGGCGGTCACTCAGCGTACATGAGCTTGCTGGTGAATCACTTCAACCCCGCGACCGTGGATGCCCTGATGTGCCGCAGCCTGGTGAGCGTCGGATGGGACGGGCGGCTCTACGACTGCGATTTTAATCAGATGCTGGAAATTCCGCTCGGTGACGGTGCGGCGTCGACGATCTGGGACATCGAAGATGCTGGCGAACTTGCCGGCGCGCGCATCGCGACCGGGTCGCATTGTTTCGGATGCACCGCGGGCGCGGGATCGAGCTGCGGCGGCGCGATCGCCTGA
- the glgX gene encoding glycogen debranching protein GlgX, producing MPKTKFETLPGVPYPLGATCDGAGVNFSIFSEHATGAMLCLFGGGAVAGNAEIARIPLVERTEHIWHAYVRGARAGQRYGYRVSGPYDPPAGHRFNSAKLLLDPYARALDRTPRWHDSMVGYRSTAVDAAPPLDLRNSAPAMPKCVVVDSAYDWDGDRRPAIPWEDLVIYEAHVKGMTALHPEVPRRIRGKFAALASPAVIRHLTSLGVNAVELMPVHQTAPEHRLFKTGLTNYWGYNSIGYFAPDIRFAAGAAAGSCVTEFKAMVKALHRAGIEVILDVVYNHSGEGDERGPTICFRGIDNATYYRLRSDGSGRCEDYTGTGNSLDLTHSRVLQMVMDSLRYWILEMHVDGFRFDLATTLARGARGEFAASPFFAAIAQDPVVSAARLIAEPWDVGDGGYRVAGFPVNWKEWNAKYRDSVRDFWRGAGYSMGEFASRVTGSSDLYRAGGRAPLASINFVTAHDGFTLADLVSYDDKHNEANGEDNRDGDSQNRSWNCGVEGPSEDPAIRALREQQKRNFLATLLLSQGVPMMLAGDELGRTQRGNNNAYCQDNPISWIDWDSADATLIDFTRRLIQLRREHPIFRRRGWFTGAPAKGGRPKDLEWFRPDGAEMTSGDWGVGYAKTLGAFMNGKAVTERDRAGARIADDSFFVMFNSYREPMEFKLPPKKWGREWTLILDTADATAPQRLRSYSFEERVHLSGHAMAVLRRVA from the coding sequence ATGCCGAAAACAAAATTTGAAACTCTGCCCGGCGTGCCTTATCCGCTTGGCGCGACCTGTGACGGTGCGGGTGTGAACTTTTCGATATTTTCCGAGCACGCGACCGGCGCGATGCTGTGCCTGTTCGGCGGCGGCGCTGTTGCTGGAAACGCCGAGATCGCGCGAATCCCGCTGGTCGAGCGCACCGAACACATCTGGCACGCCTATGTTCGCGGCGCTCGGGCCGGTCAGCGTTATGGCTATCGCGTCAGCGGTCCCTACGATCCCCCCGCGGGACATCGCTTCAACTCCGCCAAGCTCCTGCTCGATCCGTATGCGCGGGCGCTCGATCGCACCCCTCGATGGCACGATTCGATGGTCGGCTATCGCTCGACCGCCGTTGACGCTGCGCCCCCTCTGGATCTGCGCAACAGCGCGCCCGCGATGCCCAAGTGCGTGGTAGTCGATTCGGCGTATGACTGGGATGGAGATCGCAGGCCCGCAATTCCGTGGGAGGATCTCGTCATCTACGAGGCGCACGTGAAGGGGATGACCGCGCTGCATCCCGAAGTGCCGCGCCGGATTCGAGGCAAATTTGCGGCGCTCGCGTCGCCGGCCGTCATCCGGCACCTGACCTCGCTCGGCGTGAACGCGGTTGAATTGATGCCGGTGCATCAGACCGCCCCCGAACACCGCTTGTTCAAAACCGGACTAACTAACTATTGGGGATATAATTCGATTGGCTATTTTGCGCCCGACATCCGCTTCGCCGCCGGCGCTGCGGCCGGCAGCTGCGTCACGGAATTCAAGGCGATGGTGAAGGCATTGCACCGCGCGGGAATCGAGGTGATCCTCGACGTCGTTTACAACCATTCGGGCGAGGGCGATGAGCGCGGGCCCACGATTTGTTTTCGCGGAATCGACAATGCGACTTACTATCGGCTGCGCAGCGATGGCAGCGGCCGATGCGAGGATTACACCGGCACCGGGAACTCACTCGACCTGACACACTCGCGGGTTCTCCAAATGGTAATGGACAGCCTGCGCTACTGGATACTCGAGATGCACGTGGACGGATTCCGCTTCGACCTTGCGACCACACTTGCGCGCGGAGCGCGCGGCGAATTCGCGGCCAGCCCGTTTTTTGCGGCGATTGCGCAGGACCCGGTGGTCTCGGCGGCCAGGTTGATCGCGGAGCCGTGGGACGTCGGCGATGGCGGCTACCGGGTCGCCGGTTTTCCGGTCAACTGGAAGGAATGGAACGCCAAATACCGCGACAGCGTGCGCGATTTCTGGCGCGGCGCCGGCTATTCGATGGGCGAGTTTGCATCGCGGGTCACCGGCAGTTCGGATCTGTACCGCGCCGGCGGCCGCGCGCCGCTGGCCAGCATCAACTTTGTCACCGCGCACGACGGCTTCACGCTCGCCGACCTCGTTTCGTACGATGATAAGCACAACGAGGCGAATGGCGAGGATAACCGCGACGGCGACAGTCAGAATCGATCGTGGAATTGCGGCGTCGAAGGACCGAGCGAGGATCCCGCAATTCGCGCGCTTCGCGAGCAGCAAAAGCGCAACTTCCTTGCGACCCTGTTGCTGTCGCAGGGCGTACCGATGATGCTGGCCGGTGACGAACTCGGCCGCACCCAGCGCGGCAACAATAACGCCTACTGCCAGGACAATCCGATTTCATGGATCGATTGGGATAGCGCCGACGCGACGCTGATCGATTTCACCCGGCGGCTGATCCAGCTTCGCCGCGAGCATCCGATCTTCCGGCGCCGGGGATGGTTCACCGGCGCCCCTGCGAAGGGCGGGCGGCCGAAAGATCTCGAATGGTTCCGGCCCGACGGCGCCGAGATGACCTCCGGTGACTGGGGTGTCGGATACGCGAAAACGCTCGGCGCGTTCATGAACGGAAAAGCGGTAACTGAACGCGATCGCGCCGGCGCCCGAATTGCTGATGACAGCTTCTTTGTGATGTTCAACTCATATCGCGAGCCCATGGAATTCAAGCTGCCGCCGAAAAAATGGGGGCGCGAGTGGACGCTCATCCTCGACACCGCGGATGCGACGGCGCCGCAGCGCCTGCGATCATACTCATTCGAGGAGCGGGTTCACCTCTCGGGACACGCGATGGCCGTGTTGCGGCGCGTAGCGTGA